From Triticum urartu cultivar G1812 chromosome 2, Tu2.1, whole genome shotgun sequence, a single genomic window includes:
- the LOC125541779 gene encoding sugar transport protein MST1-like produces MAAGGFVAGDSRVQEYGGRMTFSVVVTSLMAASCGLIFGYDSGVTGGVTQMESFLSKFFPEVQSRMKSPKRDAYCKYDNQWLTAFTSSLFIAGTLSSLVASRVTRRVGRQAIMLIGGVMFLAGSIINAAAVNIAMLIIGRILLGFGLGFTLQAAPVYLSETAPARWRGAFTSSYNTFVVIGILSATITNYFTNRIPGWGWRLSLGLAAVPGVIIVVGAFFIPDTPSSLVLRGQPDRARAALQRIRGDGTNIDAEFKDIVRAVDEARRNNVGSFRRLFSKQYRHYLAVGLAIPIFFEFTGMIVIAVFSPVLFRTVGFNSQKAILGSVINSMTNLVATVLSTFVMDRTGRRFLLIVGGIGMMFCEVAISWVMAGHLGKHQGVTMPHGYATAVLVLICLCTFSFGVSWAPLRWVVPSEIYPVEIRSAGQAMSISVALCLSFVELQVFIALLCGMKYGVFLFYAGWLLTMTIFVAAFLPETKGVPLEAMQSVWTGHWYWRRFVKQDANHESQITSVSAN; encoded by the exons ATGGCGGCCGGTGGCTTCGTAGCAGGCGACAGCCGTGTGCAGGAGTACGGCGGCCGCATGACTTTCTCCGTCGTGGTGACCTCCCTCATGGCCGCCTCTTGCGGCCTCATCTTCGGCTATGACTCTGGCGTCACAG GTGGCGTGACACAAATGGAATCGTTCCTGAGCAAGTTCTTCCCGGAAGTGCAGAGCAGGATGAAGAGCCCGAAGCGTGACGCATACTGCAAGTACGACAACCAGTGGCTCACCGCCTTTACATCGTCCTTGTTCATCGCCGGCACTCTATCATCGTTGGTGGCGAGCCGAGTCACGAGGAGGGTGGGCCGCCAGGCAATCATGCTGATTGGCGGTGTCATGTTCCTTGCCGGCTCGATCATCAACGCCGCGGCCGTCAACATCGCCATGCTCATCATCGGCCGGATTCTACTCGGTTTTGGTCTTGGGTTCACATTACAG GCAGCTCCTGTGTACCTCTCTGAGACAGCGCCGGCGCGGTGGCGAGGCGCATTCACGTCGTCGTACAACACGTTCGTCGTCATCGGCATACTGTCCGCTACCATCACCAACTACTTCACCAACCGCATCCCTGGCTGGGGATGGCGCCTCTCCCTCGGCCTAGCAGCCGTCCCGGGCGTCATCATCGTCGTGGGAGCCTTCTTCATCCCGGACACCCCCAGCAGCCTCGTCCTGCGAGGCCAGCCCGACCGAGCCCGCGCGGCGCTGCAGCGTATCCGCGGAGATGGCACCAACATCGATGCCGAGTTCAAGGACATCGTCCGCGCCGTGGACGAGGCACGCCGGAACAACGTCGGCTCTTTCCGGAGGCTATTCAGCAAGCAGTACCGGCACTACCTGGCCGTGGGGCTGGCCATACCCATCTTCTTCGAGTTCACCGGCATGATCGTCATCGCCGTATTCTCGCCTGTGCTGTTCCGCACGGTGGGGTTCAACAGCCAGAAGGCCATACTTGGTTCTGTGATAAACAGCATGACAAACTTGGTAGCCACAGTTCTGTCCACCTTCGTTATGGACCGCACCGGCCGTAGGTTCCTGCTCATCGTTGGGGGCATCGGCATGATGTTCTGCGAG GTGGCCATCTCATGGGTGATGGCGGGCCATCTCGGGAAGCACCAAGGGGTGACGATGCCGCATGGCTACGCGACCGCTGTGCTGGTCCTCATCTGCCTCTGCACGTTCAGCTTCGGTGTGTCGTGGGCACCGCTCAGATGGGTGGTGCCGAGCGAGATCTACCCGGTGGAGATCAGGTCGGCCGGGCAGGCCATGAGCATCTCTGTCGCACTGTGTCTCTCCTTCGTGGAGTTGCAGGTGTTCATCGCGTTGCTCTGCGGCATGAAGTACGGCGTGTTCCTCTTCTACGCCGGCTGGCTTCTGACAATGACCATCTTCGTGGCAGCATTCCTGCCGGAAACCAAGGGCGTGCCGTTGGAAGCAATGCAGTCAGTGTGGACGGGACATTGGTACTGGAGGAGGTTTGTCAAGCAGGATGCCAACCATGAAAGCCAAATCACCAGTGTGTCAGCTAATTAG